One part of the Aspergillus luchuensis IFO 4308 DNA, chromosome 5, nearly complete sequence genome encodes these proteins:
- a CDS encoding uncharacterized protein (COG:S;~EggNog:ENOG410PHAM;~InterPro:IPR029057,IPR000836,IPR027417,IPR036412, IPR023214;~PFAM:PF12710,PF14681,PF13207;~go_process: GO:0009116 - nucleoside metabolic process [Evidence IEA]): protein MDNAGHCSREGSSHCVPHKAVVIGLYGISGVGKSFLLDRLKRELDEELFNYHEGSAVIADIVPGGLEAFQSLEGGEKACWRKQAIETIRRTSIETGKIAVVTGHFMFCSEQGALETVLTESDLEVFTHILYLDESANVVWQRRQQDTQKYRVELPVRAIQQWVEAERTSLRQLCYDHSILFCLVRSENVAGIKRLLLDFQKHDEIYNLSVAMDSLDDSLRFSHTNSIDTFLVLDGDRTLTAEDTGDMLWRACTPRQNDVTPLKAIFSSHLRYSYAAFRQVSLLYEQSFDDDELDEICTRVASSVELYPEMLSLLRHAQSKEHIGAVIVTCGLRAVWTKILDKIGLSRKVVVIGGGRISDGFAVTPGVKAAIVDRLKEVYCAYVWAFGDSPLDLGMLSRADEAIVVVGDVSTRSQSMETKLATAIDSGLLRARQLLLPEGIPSRLDAERLPTVRLESLMGSIDFRFRVCHSTDTNAAKLLATATRDARISGPLLREAHRRVGYYLSITHLSDLLGLETIQIPHVQGHTTDGFQLFQELRTAIIALMRGGEPMAFGVSDAFPNAMFLHARCVADIEETHLKDRNIVILVDSVINTGKSVLQMAQHIREINTAIQIVVVAGVVQKQAVSVRSPLHTFAREGNINLVALRLSANKYTGRGSTDTGNRLFSTVHLA from the coding sequence ATGGATAACGCTGGCCATTGTTCACGCGAGGGCAGCAGTCATTGTGTGCCTCATAAAGCAGTGGTTATTGGTCTTTATGGAATATCAGGGGTGGGAAAATCATTTCTACTTGATCGACTGAAACGAGaattggatgaagaattaTTCAACTACCATGAAGGCTCCGCTGTTATTGCCGATATTGTACCTGGTGGACTCGAGGCCTTCCAGTCGctagagggaggagaaaaagcctGCTGGCGCAAGCAGGCCATCGAAACCATCAGAAGAACGTCAATCGAAACGGGAAAGATTGCCGTCGTCACCGGGCATTTTATGTTTTGCTCTGAGCAAGGTGCCCTGGAAACGGTCCTCACAGAGAGCGACCTTGAGGTCTTTACACACATACTGTATCTGGATGAGTCCGCCAACGTAGTGTGGCAGCGGCGCCAGCAGGACACGCAAAAGTACAGGGTGGAGCTGCCTGTTCGCGCGATTCAGCAATGGGTTGAGGCCGAAAGAACGTCTTTGCGTCAGCTTTGCTACGACCACAGTATCCTGTTCTGTCTGGTACGATCGGAGAATGTTGCTGGTATAAAACGTCTTTTGTTGGACTTTCAAAAGCACGACGAGATCTACAACTTGAGCGTCGCGATGGACTCTCTTGATGATTCCTTGCGCTTTAGTCATACCAATTCCATCGACACTTTCCTAGTCCTGGACGGGGACAGAACCTTGACTGCTGAGGATACTGGAGACATGTTGTGGCGGGCATGTACCCCTCGACAAAATGATGTGACACCATTGAAGGCTATCTTCAGTAGCCATCTGAGATACTCATATGCTGCGTTTCGCCAGGTATCATTGCTCTATGAGCAATCATTTGACGACGACGAACTTGATGAGATCTGTACGCGCGTGGCGTCTTCAGTCGAATTGTATCCCGAAATGCTCTCGTTACTACGCCATGCCCAATCTAAAGAGCATATTGGTGCAGTGATCGTGACCTGCGGGTTGCGTGCAGTGTGGACTAAGATTCTCGATAAGATTGGTCTCTCTCGCAAGGTTGTCGTCATCGGAGGTGGTCGCATTTCAGATGGATTTGCTGTCACCCCTGGTGTGAAGGCGGCAATAGTGGACCGTCTCAAAGAAGTGTACTGCGCGTATGTCTGGGCTTTCGGTGATAGCCCGCTCGATCTCGGCATGCTGAGCAGAGCCGATGAAgctattgttgttgtgggggaCGTTAGCACCAGAAGCCAATCAATGGAGACTAAACTAGCAACGGCTATCGATAGTGGTCTACTGCGCGCGCGCCAATTACTCCTACCGGAAGGGATACCATCACGCCTAGATGCAGAAAGGCTTCCTACAGTTCGACTGGAGTCACTGATGGGCTCAATTGACTTTCGATTCCGTGTGTGCCACAGTACGGATACGAACGCAGCCAAGCTATTAGCGACGGCTACGCGGGACGCCAGAATTAGTGGTCCTCTCCTCAGAGAAGCGCATCGACGCGTTGGATACTACTTATCAATAACCCACCTGTCTGACCTACTAGGCCTCGAGACAATTCAGATACCTCACGTGCAGGGGCATACTACTGACGGGttccagctcttccaagAGTTGAGGACAGCAATAATAGCACTGATGCGGGGAGGGGAGCCAATGGCCTTCGGGGTCAGTGATGCATTTCCGAATGCGATGTTCCTACACGCTCGTTGTGTGGCGGACATTGAGGAAACACATTTGAAAGACAGAAACATTGTCATACTTGTAGATTCAGTCATCAATACTGGAAAGTCTGTCTTGCAAATGGCGCAGCATATCCGTGAGATCAATACGGCCATACAAATTGTGGTAGTGGCTGGTGTGGTTCAGAAGCAGGCTGTGTCTGTCCGCAGTCCGCTTCACACTTTTGCGCGCGAGGGGAACATCAACCTTGTTGCCCTTCGTCTCTCGGCCAACAAATACACAGGCAGGGGCTCGACGGATACTGGAAACAGACTTTTTAGCACAGTACACTTGGCGTGA